From a single Pyxicephalus adspersus chromosome 11, UCB_Pads_2.0, whole genome shotgun sequence genomic region:
- the LOC140340987 gene encoding olfactory receptor 6N2-like, with protein sequence MKFFLLQMEDWNKSSVSEFILVGFPTLHRYGPFLFVCLLIIYLLTIASNVIILSVIRLDSKLHTPMYFYISILSFLEIWYTAVTIPKMLVNLLVPRKSISFMGCLLQTYFFHALGASECYLLTTMAYDRYLAICQPLHYSSVMTSELTLKLVVFCFALGFLCPITEVILISKLPFCGSNEIQHIFCDFPPLLSLACTDTSINVLADFIINSFIILVTFLFIMISYMRIIFTILKIRTSVGRVKAFSTCVSHLTVVLLFFTCIVFMYVRLTKSYSLYYDRVLAVIYSVLTPFLNPVIYSLRNKEIRVAFKRRLCTRNEYSSK encoded by the coding sequence ATGAAGTTTTTCCTATTGCAGATGGAAGATTGGAATAAAAGTAGTGTCTCGGAGTTCATCCTTGTTGGGTTTCCAACTTTGCACAGATATGGTCCGTTCCTCTTTGTGTGTCTTCTCATCATCTACCTTCTTACTATTGCTAGCAATGTAATTATATTGTCAGTTATACGGCTTGACTCAAAGCTCCATACtcctatgtatttttatatcagcaTACTGTCCTTCCTGGAGATATGGTACACTGCAGTCACCATCCCAAAGATGTTGGTCAATCTTCTAGTGCCAAGAAAAAGCATATCTTTTATGGGTTGTCTCTTACAAACGTATTTCTTCCATGCTCTTGGAGCCAGCGAGTGCTATCTACTTACCACCATGGCTTATGATAGATACTTAGCAATTTGCCAACCGTTGCACTATTCTTCTGTTATGACTTCCGAGCTGACATTAAAATTAGTAGTGTTCTGTTTTGCTCTTGGATTTTTATGTCCAATCACTGAAGTCATTCTAATATCTAAGCTTCCTTTTTGTGGGAGCAATGAAATTCAACATATCTTCTGTGACTTTCCACCATTGCTTAGTTTAGCTTGTACAGACACTTCCATCAACGTCTTGGCTGATTTTATAATTAACAGTTTTATTATCCTGGTGACGTTCCTCTTCATAATGATTTCCTATATGCGgatcatttttacaattttaaaaataaggaCATCGGTTGGACGTGTTAAGGCTTTCTCCACCTGTGTGTCCCACCTGACTGTAGTGTTGctattttttacttgtattgtgtttatgtatgtgcGACTTACCAAGAGTTACTCTTTGTATTATGATCGTGTGTTGGCAGTCATTTATTCTGTACTTACCCCATTCCTGAACCCTGTTATATACAGCCTGCGGAACAAAGAGATCAGGGTGGCCTTCAAACGTAGACTGTGCACCAGAAATGAATATAGCTCCAAGTGA